The following are encoded in a window of Podospora pseudoanserina strain CBS 124.78 chromosome 6, whole genome shotgun sequence genomic DNA:
- the ARG2 gene encoding Amino-acid acetyltransferase, mitochondrial (EggNog:ENOG503NUKB; BUSCO:EOG09261BP0; COG:E): MPLVAAMLTRSNGAWKKATSVVQASICRDQQRPNHTTITSVTSVSQRRHFSSAENGAKPSRSHPSAAEAKQKRESDREFLISVLESSATKRDAKAYLQTYGSSKAKAVPKESQAFTALVSDKAIPEAKDVSFFVQGSVPVEFLEADEVPRVAIVKLREPQTWDDTLLGGVAKTLTRLRDLGLRSVIVLECSAEKSSVLDWKDVVTQQTDRLQKAIQKYGTPGAELVDGGIWKRSTTPPSASSLGHTKLSVGFGEAFTAPLRHGHILVVPSRAVVEETLEHTAADANEVIFALAKYFAGLQVNAGQNQTRTAVVDRVIIIDPFGGIPARNLGDGARVFINLEEQFNSIKATLGAAEPQDNGSPIPGISGNPKASHIENLELVKNILAILPSTASAIITSPIEAANLQSNPAYDIRRDAEEAMAGEVKTRRWQNPIIHNLLTDRPIYSASLPIGRIKSTTNGRYQRSSRMPTTTLAKKGLPVTIFPDTRTRSWQPPKPGTPRLNLTDTCVDLPRLIHLINDSFDRKLDAEHYLNRVQDSLAGIIIAGEYEGGAILTWERPFGLDEETAYNSGRLVPYLDKFAVLKKSQGAGGVADIVFNAMVRDCFPNGVCWRSRKDNPVNKWYFERSRGVRKLPGSNWAMFWTTPEAAVKDQVMEDYEDVCRGVVPSWADSKAAD; this comes from the exons ATGCCACTGGTCGCAGCTATGCTCACGAGAAGCAACGGTGCGTGGAAGAAGGCGACCTCGGTAGTTCAG GCCTCAATCTGTCGCGACCAGCAACGGCCAAATCACACCACCATAACGTCAGTGACATCAGTGTCTCAGCGACGTCACTTCTCCTCGGCTGAGAATGGCGCAAAGCCCAGCCGAAGCCACCCTTCTGCTGCCGAAGCAAAGCAGAAGAGAGAGTCAGACAGGGAGTTTTTGATTTCAGTACTGGAGTCGTCGGCGACCAAGCGGGATGCAAAGGCATACCTTCAGACCTATGGGTCATCGAAAGCCAAAGCGGTGCCAAAGGAATCACAAGCTTTTACCGCCCTTGTGAGCGACAAAGCAATCCCAGAAGCCAAGGATGTGTCATTTTTCGTCCAAGGCTCCGTTCCAGTGGAATTTCTAGAGGCCGATGAAGTACCACGTGTGGCGATTGTGAAGCTTCGCGAGCCTCAGACGTGGGACGACACTTTACTGGGTGGCGTCGCTAAGACGCTCACCCGGCTGCGAGATCTGGGTCTTCGAAGTGTTATCGTTCTCGAATGCAGCGCAGAGAAAAGCTCAGTTCTGGATTGGAAAGATGTGGTGACGCAACAAACAGACCGACTTCAGAAAGCCATTCAAAAGTATGGCACACCAGGCGCAGAACTTGTTGATGGAGGCATCTGGAAACGGAGTACAACTCCACCAAGCGCTTCGTCTCTTGGTCATACTAAGCTCTCCGTTGGCTTTGGAGAGGCATTCACCGCGCCGCTCAGGCATGGCCATATCCTAGTGGTCCCCTCTCGGGCAGTGGTCGAAGAGACTCTAGAGCACACGGCGGCTGACGCAAATGAAGTGATCTTTGCTTTGGCAAAATACTTTGCTGGACTTCAAGTCAATGCTGGCCAAAATCAAACCCGGACCGCGGTAGTAGACAGGGTGATCATCATCGACCCCTTTGGTGGAATTCCCGCTAGGAACCTGGGCGATGGCGCGCGGGTATTTATCAATCTCGAAGAGCAGTTCAACAGCATCAAGGCGACCCTGGGTGCAGCAGAACCACAAGATAACGGGAGCCCAATACCTGGTATCTCAGGCAACCCGAAAGCTTCACACATCGAAAACCTAGAGCTAGTCAAGAACATACTAGCAATCCTGCCCTCGACAGCTTCCGCGATCATAACCAGCCCAATCGAAGCCGCAAATCTACAGTCGAATCCAGCATATGATATCAGAAGagacgccgaggaggctaTGGCAGGTGAAGTCAAAACACGAAGATGGCAGAATCCCATCATTCACAACCTTCTCACCGACCGGCCGATATACTCGGCGTCTCTACCCATCGGCCGCATCAAATCAACGACAAATGGTAGATACCAAAGGTCATCCCGAAtgcccaccacaaccctGGCGAAGAAAGGCCTCCCCGTTACCATCTTCCCCGACACCCGCACACGGTCCTGGCAACCACCTAAACCGGGCACCCCCCGCCTGAACCTAACAGATACGTGCGTCGACCTCCCCCGActcatccacctcatcaacgACTCCTTCGACCGCAAGCTAGACGCAGAGCACTACCTCAACCGAGTCCAAGACTCCCTCGCAGGTatcatcatcgccggcgAGTACGAAGGCGGTGCGATCCTCACCTGGGAACGACCATTCGGGCTTGACGAGGAGACAGCGTACAACTCGGGTAGATTAGTGCCCTACCTGGATAAGTTTGCCGTGCTGAAGAAGAGTCAAGGGGCGGGAGGTGTGGCTGATATTGTGTTCAATGCCATGGTGAGGGATTGTTTCCCGAATGGGGtgtgctggaggagcaggaaggATAACCCGGTGAATAAGTGGTATTTTGAGAGGAGCAGGGGGGTGAGAAAGTTGCCTGGGAGTAACTGGGCGATGTTTTGGACGACGCCGGAGGCCGCGGTGAAGGATCAGGTCATGGAGGACTATGAGGATGTTTGTAGGGGGGTTGTGCCGAGTTGGGCTGATTCGAAGGCGGCGGATTGA
- a CDS encoding hypothetical protein (EggNog:ENOG503NV5P; COG:I): MTPTVFWIGLGNMGRGMAKNLVLKGPLDNQPLLVHNRTKQRSLDLASQLPPGKVTILDSISSGVRQADIIFLILSKDSVVESAISEILTHDLTGKLIIDCSTIHPTTATRIANSITSCGAQFLAAPVFGAPAMADAGQLIGVLAGPSASVDRARPYFKDVIARAEIDMSDEPYGKALTLKLIGNTFVFNMVEQLAKGHVLAEKSGLGTKYLHQWVKQMFPGPYAAYSTRMLSGDYHTREEPLFAVDLARKDAGHALKLAEEAGVRMRNLEVADEHLKEVKEYAGEKGDIAGIFGAVRREGGLGYENS, translated from the exons ATGACCCCAACAGTCTTCTGGATTGGCCTAGGAAACATGGGCCGA GGCATGGCCAAAAACCTCGTTCTCAAAGGCCCCCTagacaaccaacccctcctaGTCCACAACCGCACCAAACAACGCTCCCTCGACCTCGcctcccaactcccccctgGCAAAGTCACCATCCTCGActccatctcctccggcGTCCGCCAAGCagacatcatcttcctcatcctctccaaagaCTCGGTTGTCGAATCCGCCATCTCCGAAATCCTAACCCACGACCTCACCGGCAAGCTCATAATCGACTGCTCAACAatccaccccaccaccgcaacccgCATCGCCaactccatcacctcctgcGGCGCCCAGttcctcgccgcccccgTCTTTGGCGCCCCAGCCATGGCCGACGCGGGACAGCTCATCGGCGTTCTTGCCGGCCCTTCCGCCTCAGTTGACCGTGCCCGCCCTTACTTCAAGGACGTGATAGCCAGAGCAGAAATCGACATGTCTGACGAGCCGTACGGGAAAGCCCTTACTCTAAAACTGATCGGGAATACTTTTGTCTTCAACATGGTGGAGCAACTTGCCAAGGGGCATGTTCTTGCTGAAAAGTCTGGTTTGGGGACCAAGTATCTGCATCAGTGGGTGAAACAAATGTTTCCGGGGCCGTATGCGGCGTATTCGACGAGGATGCTGAGCGGGGATTACCATACGAGGGAGGAACCGCTTTTTGCGGTTGATTTGGCTAGGAAGGACGCGGGGCACGCGTTgaagctggcggaggaggcgggggtgaggatgaggaattTGGAGGTGGCGGATGAGCATTTaaaggaggtgaaggagtatgctggggagaagggggataTTGCGGGGATTTTTGGGgctgtgaggagggagggggggttggggtatGAGAATTCGTGA
- a CDS encoding hypothetical protein (EggNog:ENOG503Q4MC; COG:S) has translation MDAFKGFQKSLTSLGGQITPFASRTFQYTKEQLGQAEDKTELPPDYIDLEKRVDALKAVHQKMLAVTSQYSNEAYDYPPNIKETFQDLGRTVSEKVTLLSSATSPAEAQAALTAPPSAKPQPKTFHHAIARASLASSQALHQQHTSSGEDPLATALEKYALAMERVGEARLAQDAQVQSRFLAGWNTTLNTNITFATRARKAVEKARLTLDAVKARVKGTTWKLGGAAPSGQHDEQELSPEAQEEIEKAEDEFVTQTEEAVGVMKNVVDTPEPLRNLAELLAAQIEFHKKAHEILSELAPVIDGLQVEQEASRASAYSFQ, from the exons ATGGACGCTTTCAAGGGTTTCCAGAAGAGTCTCAC CTCTTTGGGTGGTCAGATCACCCCCTTTGCCTCGCGCACCTTCCAGTACACCAAGGAGCAGCTGGGCCAGGCTGAGGACAAG ACCGAACTCCCACCCGACTACATCGACCTTGAGAAGCGCGTGGATGCGCTCAAGGCTGTCCACCAGAAGATGCTGGCTGTGAC CTCCCAATACTCCAACGAGGCCTACGACTACCCCCCTAATATCAAGGAGACCTTCCAGGACCTTGGTCGCACCGTCTCCGAGAAGGTTACTCTGTTGTCGAGCGCTACCTCTCCCGCTGAAGCCCAGGCTGCCCTGACCGCCCCTCCTTCGGCTAAGCCTCAACCCAAGACCTTCCATCATGCTATCGCCCGCGCTTCGTTGGCCAGCTCCCAGGCTCTCCACCAGCAACACACCTCCTCCGGTGAGGATCCTCTTGCTACTGCGCTCGAGAAGTATGCGCTCGCCATGGAGCGTGTTGGAGAGGCCCGCCTCGCCCAGGACGCCCAGGTTCAAAGCCGCTTCTTGGCTGGGTGGAACACCACCCtgaacaccaacatcaccttTGCGACCCGCGCCCGCAAGGCGGTCGAGAAGGCCAGGTTGACTTTGGATGCTGTCAAGGCCCGTGTCAAGGGCACCACCTGGAAGCTTGGTGGAGCTGCCCCTAGCGGCCAGCACGACGAGCAGGAGCTCAGCCCTGAGGCCCAAGAGGAAATTGAGAAGGCTGAGGATGAGTTTGTCACACAGaccgaggaggctgttggtgtCATGAAGAAC GTTGTCGATACCCCCGAACCCCTGCGCAACCTGGCCGAGCTCCTTGCTGCTCAGATTGAGTTTCACAAGAAGGCCCACGAGATTCTCAGTGAACTTGCCCCTGTCATTGACGGTCTGCAAGTTGAACAGGAGGCAAGTCGTGCTTCGGCTTATTCTTTCCagtag
- a CDS encoding hypothetical protein (EggNog:ENOG503NWR1; COG:S) has translation MPICIECRHPVKTLWREGGTSNTSSTTNKPSASGGHNIRLTVCKNCGRFCDKYVEHDFVVLFIDLVLIKPQVYRHLLHNTLMNTPSSDPSDPDHPKKEEDAFAPSIVRLGVLLLLFDVYLTWARIERQSSDTEGLAERPIVTQYVFFLLLCTLTTLSFHLSIRFLTSSRFSPLPFLGILPRYPRPNSVSTALLVSSSTKLFPILMVIWEYDVPAAARSLGWAVVANNVEALKILLDCSYGVAAFLAMAGALSRWAMGRVVLWAAGLEGVDSWTAGTEGGQIMGGDGRGLGELGVLLGYLKDWAGRLAVG, from the exons ATGCCAATCTGCATCGAATGCCGCCACCCAGTGAAAACCCTCTGGCGCGAGGGCGGAACGAgcaacacctcctccaccaccaacaagccctccGCCTCGGGCGGCCACAACATCCGGCTCACCGTCTGCAAGAACTGCGGGCGGTTCTGCGACAAATACGTCGAGCACGACTTTGTGGTGCTATTCATCGATTTAGTCCTCATAAAACCGCAGGTGTACCGACATTTACTCCACAACACACTGATgaacaccccctcctccgaccccTCCGATCCCGACCAccccaaaaaagaagaagacgccTTCGCCCCGAGCATCGTCCGGTTAGGGGTTTTGTTACTGCTATTTGACGTCTACCTCACCTGGGCTAGGATCGAAAGGCAGAGCAGTGACACCGAGGGCCTGGCAGAACGCCCCATTGTTACTCAATACGTCTTTTTCC TATTACTCTGCACCCTAacaaccctctccttccacctATCCATCcgcttcctcacctcctcccgcttctcacccctccccttcctcggcatcctaCCCCGGTATCCCCGTCCAAACTCTGTCTCCACGGCCCTTCTCGTCTCTTCTTCTACGAAGCTCTTCCCTATTCTGATGGTCATATGGGAATATGACGTTCCCGCCGCGGCCAGGTCGCTAgggtgggcggtggtggctaATAATGTCGAGGCGTTGAAGATATTGCTCGACTGCAGCTACGGCGTTGCCGCGTTCTTGGCCATGGCAGGGGCGCTAAGTAGATGggcgatggggagggtggtgctgtgggCTGCCGGGTTAGAAGGGGTGGATTCTTGGACGGCAGGGACGGAAGGGGGCCAGATAATGGGGGGTGATGGACGGGGGTtaggggagttgggggtgcTATTGGGGTATCTAAAAGATtgggcggggaggttggctgTGGGATAA
- the VMA9 gene encoding H(+)-transporting V0 sector ATPase subunit e (EggNog:ENOG503P6UN; COG:S), whose protein sequence is MANGWSIFIGLAIILAMCTAAWVFAPKGENQVLWRSSLILAFVSCYLMWAITFLAQLHPLIEPRRSDIRKEFVHH, encoded by the exons ATGGCCAACGG ATGGAGCATCTTCATCGGCCTAGCCATCATTCTCGCAATGTGCACCGCTGCCTGGGTCTTTGCCCCCAAGGGTGAGAACCAAGT CCTCTGgcgctcctccctcatcctcgccttcGTCAGCTGCTACCTCATGTGGGCcatcaccttcctcgcccagctTCACCCCCTCATCGAGCCGAGACGGTCCGACATTCGCAAGGAGTTTGTCCACCATTAG
- a CDS encoding hypothetical protein (EggNog:ENOG503PF2W), giving the protein MKFTTLTTLTTLTTLTTLTTLATTAKADIWIYECTDLGSGGEILWLFFPGFPPHSCEDVKNTRLILQKWDVSKIEGVVCDGDGCYNGNPEDLERLEYDVDFGHFTIYKNRDWNLVGFEK; this is encoded by the exons atgaagttcaccaccctcaccaccctcaccaccctcaccaccctcaccaccctcaccaccctcgccaccaccgccaaagccGACATCTGGATCTACGAATGCACCGAcctcggcagcggcggtgAGATCCTCTGGCTGTTCTTCCCCGGCTTCCCCCCCCACAGCTGCGAAGACGTCAAGAATACCCGGCTCATTCTCCAAAAGTGGGACGTGAGCAAGAtcgagggtgttgtttgCGATGGGGATGGGTGCTATAATGGGAATCCGGAGGATCTCGAGCGGTTGGAGTATGATGTTGATTTTGGTCATTTCA CTATTTATAAGAATCGGGACTGGAACTTGGTTGGGTTTGAAAAATGA